From the genome of Thermoanaerobacterales bacterium, one region includes:
- a CDS encoding YaaR family protein: MKISSIHRNVRPNYGPSGAKGGQSFSDALGQEARQQEQRKVGQMLDRIKALGQRLKASKSPADAAEYKRQIQEYLSYILGNCYRLRRGANQYGQWLVWVETVNKHIDEITRALLEQEKVTIDIAASIDKLTGLLIDLYDSWSLD, from the coding sequence ATGAAAATATCCTCGATCCACAGGAACGTCAGGCCCAATTATGGCCCGTCCGGGGCGAAGGGCGGGCAGAGCTTCTCGGATGCCCTGGGCCAGGAAGCAAGACAGCAGGAACAGCGGAAGGTCGGGCAGATGCTCGACCGGATCAAGGCGTTGGGGCAGAGGCTGAAAGCCTCCAAGAGCCCGGCCGATGCCGCCGAGTACAAGAGGCAGATCCAGGAGTACCTGTCCTATATTCTCGGCAACTGTTACAGGCTGCGGCGCGGCGCGAACCAGTACGGCCAGTGGCTGGTCTGGGTGGAGACCGTGAACAAACACATTGACGAGATAACCAGGGCCTTGCTGGAGCAAGAAAAAGTCACCATTGACATCGCCGCCAGCATCGACAAGCTGACGGGGCTTCTGATCGACCTGTACGATAGTTGGTCCCTTGATTGA